Proteins from a genomic interval of Campylobacter concisus:
- a CDS encoding motility associated factor glycosyltransferase family protein yields MNNKNDKASNKKAKPSKDNVSNIQNPIFQKNLQALFQQDEILAARLWSIAGNEDYEIFIGKDPIDINLINKHTLKYIYENPGADILKLLEDIESDYKRYPILFFYGLGNGVLYKALAKNETHQKIVVIEPEIEIIYLVLNVIDLSNELESGQIILFYSKFATYTHFYYLVTEAKLNSYAKTYDNLMIHMPFYDQFEEDYIRINKEITRAFSQIVVAHGNSIDDLLLGTRQNCENLVPMISNYCYTSLVKKRYGLMDTAIIVSTGPSLDKQLNTLKKFAPYVSIISVDASYPILARHDIKPDYVMSIERIEPTSSFFEKKHPNIDDNIHFIVASVTHKQTIKNILPRKLVLTMRPQQEEYMFGLKRYGYLGVGHSCANMAYQLAYVLGHKNIVFIGQDLAFGKDGASHAKGHAFAQADENLYVKAYGGEGEVKTTYVWTLFKNQFENDIAQSSLENIKSYNCTEGGARIEGTIEKPFLEVMHELCKDKEIKKLPNIKKDSETTVNKNLLKAYKVILAKIKAQSEVKQQIEKVFLEVVPSIDKLLELNKENKIEKKHFDELLKITKKIDKLKDVIAKRNYQKYVDNILQISVYYQELELAKISVAPSDTTIQKTNKLLMWVNMHKYWMFSAAGGLNADIEVTKKASKALVAELKKRKLIAKNEIGKAKENFILSI; encoded by the coding sequence ATGAACAATAAAAACGATAAGGCATCTAATAAAAAGGCAAAACCATCTAAAGATAATGTATCAAATATCCAAAATCCTATCTTTCAAAAAAATCTTCAAGCACTATTTCAGCAAGATGAAATTCTAGCAGCAAGGCTTTGGTCTATTGCAGGTAATGAAGACTATGAAATTTTTATAGGAAAAGATCCAATTGATATAAATTTAATAAACAAACATACTCTTAAATATATCTATGAAAATCCTGGAGCAGACATTTTAAAGCTACTTGAAGATATAGAAAGTGACTATAAACGTTATCCGATACTATTTTTTTATGGACTAGGTAATGGCGTACTCTATAAAGCACTAGCAAAAAATGAAACACACCAAAAAATCGTAGTCATAGAGCCAGAGATCGAGATCATATATCTTGTTTTAAATGTTATTGATCTATCAAACGAACTAGAAAGTGGACAGATAATACTTTTTTATTCAAAATTTGCCACCTATACACATTTTTATTATCTGGTTACAGAAGCGAAACTAAACTCATATGCAAAAACCTATGATAATCTTATGATTCATATGCCTTTTTATGATCAATTTGAAGAAGACTACATAAGAATAAACAAAGAGATTACAAGGGCATTTTCTCAAATAGTAGTTGCTCACGGCAATAGCATAGACGATCTTTTATTAGGCACAAGACAAAATTGTGAAAATTTAGTGCCCATGATTAGCAATTATTGCTACACAAGTCTTGTTAAAAAAAGATATGGTCTTATGGATACAGCTATAATTGTATCAACTGGCCCAAGCCTAGATAAACAGCTTAATACGCTTAAAAAATTTGCTCCATATGTTAGCATTATAAGCGTTGATGCCTCTTATCCAATCCTTGCAAGGCATGATATCAAGCCTGATTATGTAATGTCGATTGAAAGAATAGAACCAACTTCTAGTTTTTTTGAAAAAAAACATCCAAATATTGATGACAATATACACTTTATTGTTGCCTCAGTTACACACAAACAAACTATTAAAAATATCTTGCCAAGAAAACTAGTACTAACTATGAGACCTCAACAAGAGGAGTATATGTTTGGTCTAAAAAGATATGGATATTTGGGTGTGGGGCATAGTTGTGCAAACATGGCCTACCAGCTAGCCTATGTCTTAGGACATAAAAATATCGTTTTCATAGGACAGGATCTAGCATTTGGTAAAGATGGAGCAAGCCATGCAAAAGGTCACGCTTTTGCACAAGCGGATGAAAATTTATATGTTAAAGCTTATGGCGGAGAGGGGGAGGTTAAAACAACATATGTTTGGACTCTATTTAAAAACCAGTTTGAAAATGACATCGCCCAATCAAGCCTAGAGAATATAAAATCATATAACTGTACCGAAGGTGGTGCTAGAATAGAAGGCACTATAGAAAAGCCGTTTTTAGAAGTAATGCATGAGCTTTGCAAAGACAAAGAGATTAAAAAACTGCCTAATATAAAAAAAGATAGTGAAACGACGGTAAATAAAAACCTTTTAAAAGCTTATAAAGTCATACTTGCAAAAATAAAAGCTCAAAGTGAAGTCAAACAACAAATAGAAAAAGTCTTTTTAGAAGTAGTGCCTAGTATAGATAAATTGCTTGAGCTCAATAAAGAAAATAAAATAGAAAAAAAGCACTTTGATGAGCTTCTTAAAATAACAAAAAAGATAGATAAACTAAAAGATGTAATCGCAAAACGTAATTATCAAAAATATGTAGATAATATATTGCAAATTTCAGTCTATTATCAAGAACTTGAGCTTGCAAAAATTTCTGTAGCGCCAAGTGACACAACCATCC